A genomic window from Exiguobacterium acetylicum DSM 20416 includes:
- a CDS encoding Asp23/Gls24 family envelope stress response protein — MAIEMKTTYGKIDVDNDVVAQLAGGAAMECFGVVGMASQSQIKDGLAELLKRENFARGVIVRQASEQVHIDMHIIVSYGTKISEVANNVQSRVKYTLSQALGLDVTSVNIFVQGVRLTNV, encoded by the coding sequence GTGGCGATCGAGATGAAAACGACCTATGGAAAGATTGATGTAGATAATGATGTCGTTGCGCAACTTGCGGGCGGCGCAGCAATGGAATGTTTTGGTGTCGTTGGTATGGCATCCCAGTCTCAAATCAAGGATGGTCTTGCAGAACTCTTAAAACGCGAGAACTTTGCACGCGGTGTCATCGTTCGACAGGCTTCAGAGCAGGTCCATATCGATATGCATATCATCGTAAGTTATGGAACGAAAATCTCAGAGGTGGCGAATAACGTACAGAGTCGCGTGAAATACACGCTCAGTCAGGCACTAGGTCTTGACGTGACATCTGTGAACATCTTTGTCCAAGGAGTCCGCTTGACGAATGTCTAA
- the sdaAA gene encoding L-serine ammonia-lyase, iron-sulfur-dependent, subunit alpha, with protein MFKSVKELVAIATERNIPISEVMIEQEMTVRHLERDEVYAMMERNLQVMEEAVARSLDGDGVQSVTGLTGGDAVLLQRYRASGKGLSGDLLLDAVSKAIGTNEVNAAMGKICATPTAGSAGVVPGTLFAVKDRLNPTREQMLRFLFTSGAFGFVVANNASISGAAGGCQAEVGSATAMAAAAIVEMAGGTPDQSAHAFAIALKNMLGLVCDPVAGLVEVPCVKRNAMGGANAVVAADMALAGITSRIPCDEVISAMHEIGQMMPSALRETAKGGLANTPTGRWLEAKIFGELSNESIT; from the coding sequence ATGTTTAAATCCGTAAAAGAACTCGTCGCCATCGCGACGGAACGAAACATTCCGATTTCGGAAGTCATGATCGAGCAAGAGATGACGGTTCGTCACTTAGAGCGGGATGAAGTTTACGCGATGATGGAGCGAAACCTACAAGTCATGGAAGAAGCAGTCGCTCGTTCACTTGATGGTGATGGTGTCCAGTCGGTGACAGGACTAACCGGTGGGGATGCTGTCTTGCTTCAACGGTACCGTGCTTCAGGTAAAGGATTATCCGGTGATTTATTACTGGACGCCGTTAGTAAGGCAATCGGAACGAATGAAGTCAATGCTGCGATGGGAAAAATTTGTGCGACACCAACGGCAGGGAGTGCCGGCGTCGTGCCAGGTACGTTATTTGCGGTCAAAGATCGCTTAAACCCAACGCGTGAGCAGATGTTACGCTTCTTGTTCACATCCGGTGCGTTCGGCTTCGTCGTCGCGAATAATGCGTCGATTTCCGGAGCAGCTGGTGGCTGTCAGGCAGAAGTTGGTTCAGCAACAGCGATGGCAGCAGCTGCGATCGTTGAGATGGCAGGTGGGACGCCGGATCAGTCAGCGCATGCTTTTGCGATCGCGCTGAAGAACATGCTCGGACTCGTCTGTGATCCTGTTGCAGGACTCGTCGAAGTACCGTGCGTCAAACGAAATGCAATGGGTGGAGCGAATGCCGTTGTCGCTGCCGATATGGCACTCGCTGGAATCACGTCACGGATTCCGTGTGATGAAGTCATCTCAGCCATGCATGAGATTGGTCAGATGATGCCATCTGCGCTTCGCGAGACAGCAAAAGGCGGACTCGCGAATACGCCGACGGGTCGCTGGCTCGAAGCGAAAATCTTCGGAGAGTTATCGAATGAATCCATCACGTGA
- the fapR gene encoding transcription factor FapR, translated as MRVPKKERQQELLQTIEQNPFITDEALATRFRVSIQMIRLDRMELKIPELRERIKHVATERLDDVRTLTENEVIGDMIDLKLDTSAISILEILPEHAFSRNAIARGHILFAQANSLAIALIDDELALTTRANVQFTRSVHVGERVVAKAFVSSHRQDGRSDITVESYVGEECVFIGEFTVYRSSKEESK; from the coding sequence ATGCGGGTACCTAAAAAAGAGAGACAACAAGAATTATTACAGACGATCGAGCAAAATCCGTTCATCACGGATGAAGCGCTGGCGACACGATTCCGTGTCAGTATCCAGATGATTCGTCTCGACCGGATGGAATTAAAGATTCCGGAATTACGGGAGCGAATTAAACACGTCGCGACCGAACGGCTGGATGATGTGCGTACGTTGACTGAAAATGAAGTCATTGGTGATATGATTGACCTGAAACTCGATACATCTGCCATCTCGATCCTTGAGATTTTGCCGGAACATGCATTTAGTCGGAATGCAATCGCCCGCGGACATATTTTGTTCGCGCAGGCAAACTCGCTTGCGATTGCACTCATCGATGATGAACTCGCGTTGACGACACGTGCGAACGTCCAGTTCACACGCTCCGTTCACGTCGGAGAACGCGTCGTTGCGAAGGCGTTCGTCAGTTCCCATCGTCAAGATGGGCGTTCTGACATCACGGTGGAGAGTTATGTCGGTGAAGAATGTGTCTTCATCGGTGAGTTCACGGTGTATCGAAGTAGTAAGGAGGAATCGAAATGA
- the rpmB gene encoding 50S ribosomal protein L28, whose amino-acid sequence MARKCYVTGKSPKSGNNRSHALNKTKRTWGVNVQKVRILVDGKPKKVWVSARALKSGKVERV is encoded by the coding sequence ATGGCACGTAAATGCTACGTTACTGGGAAATCGCCAAAGTCGGGTAACAACCGTTCACACGCATTGAACAAAACAAAACGTACTTGGGGAGTCAACGTACAAAAAGTACGTATCCTCGTCGACGGTAAGCCGAAAAAGGTTTGGGTTTCAGCTCGAGCTCTTAAATCAGGTAAAGTCGAACGCGTATAA
- the recG gene encoding ATP-dependent DNA helicase RecG gives MNPSRDVNTLKGVGRDLAKKLEEMNILTVADVLEHVPFRYDDFVTGSLTEAIHEDKVKFTGQVQSEPLVRYYGKGKNRLTFRLLVEERYSVTVTMFNRAFYKDQLQLGAEVTVSGKWDLHRMTISATELQFGAIEGELTPVYSLRGDMRMKTFRRVVDLAFKETEALAERIPDSIRKTYRLQDRMTMLKALHFPTNRQELTAARRSYVYEECLYFQLKLQALRLGRRKGQGVALPLHEMDIANFIKSLPFPLTGAQQRVTKEILDDIGLGERMNRLLQGDVGSGKTVIAAIALFATVRAGRQGALMVPTEILAEQHAASLAPLLEPLGIRVGLLTSSVKGKARAHLLEALVTGEIDVLVGTHALIQDTVQFKALHLVITDEQHRFGVEQRKRLRAKAEQADVLYMTATPIPRTLAISVFGDMDVSIIDEMPAGRKEIETYWAKPQQMERVFGFVEKELSQGRQAYVITPLIEESESLEVQNAIELHAILTERFKPYHVGLMHGRLTSSEKDEVMQAFKENTVQILVSTTVVEVGVNVPNASIIVIHDAERFGLAQLHQLRGRVGRGDAQSYCILIADPSSDTGKERIKTMTETNDGFKLAEKDLKLRGAGNFFGTEQSGLPRFVLTDPALDIQVMETARQDAVRLLRSDAFWQAPEYDVLRDYIERQGLLEGERIE, from the coding sequence ATGAATCCATCACGTGACGTCAACACATTAAAAGGTGTCGGACGGGATTTGGCGAAAAAACTAGAAGAGATGAATATTCTCACCGTTGCGGACGTGCTCGAGCACGTCCCGTTTCGTTATGATGACTTCGTGACGGGAAGTCTAACGGAAGCAATCCATGAGGATAAAGTCAAGTTCACGGGTCAAGTCCAGTCTGAACCACTTGTGCGCTATTATGGCAAAGGAAAGAATCGTTTAACGTTCCGTCTGCTCGTTGAAGAACGGTATAGTGTGACCGTAACGATGTTCAACCGGGCATTCTACAAAGACCAACTGCAGCTCGGGGCAGAAGTGACGGTCAGTGGCAAATGGGACTTACATCGGATGACAATCTCTGCGACGGAATTACAATTTGGAGCAATCGAAGGTGAATTGACACCGGTCTATTCGTTACGTGGCGACATGCGGATGAAGACGTTTCGGCGCGTCGTCGACTTGGCGTTCAAGGAGACTGAGGCATTGGCTGAACGGATACCGGATAGCATCCGGAAGACATACCGGTTACAAGATCGGATGACGATGCTAAAGGCACTTCATTTCCCGACGAATCGACAAGAGTTAACGGCTGCTCGTCGGAGTTATGTCTACGAGGAGTGCCTCTATTTCCAACTGAAATTACAGGCGTTACGTCTTGGGCGACGGAAAGGTCAAGGGGTCGCTCTTCCCCTTCATGAAATGGATATCGCTAATTTCATCAAGAGCCTGCCGTTTCCGCTGACAGGTGCCCAGCAACGTGTGACAAAAGAAATCCTTGACGATATCGGTCTCGGCGAACGAATGAATCGGTTGTTGCAAGGGGATGTCGGAAGCGGGAAGACCGTCATTGCAGCCATCGCCTTATTCGCGACGGTTCGTGCCGGAAGACAAGGCGCCTTAATGGTGCCGACCGAAATTTTAGCGGAACAGCATGCAGCGTCGCTCGCCCCATTGCTTGAACCACTTGGCATTCGGGTCGGTCTACTGACGAGTTCAGTTAAAGGAAAAGCGCGCGCGCACTTGCTCGAAGCCCTCGTGACAGGAGAAATCGACGTCTTGGTCGGAACACATGCGCTGATTCAAGACACCGTCCAGTTCAAGGCATTACACCTCGTCATCACCGATGAACAACATCGCTTCGGTGTCGAACAACGGAAACGATTGCGCGCGAAAGCCGAACAGGCAGATGTATTATATATGACAGCGACACCGATTCCGCGTACGCTTGCGATATCGGTCTTTGGAGATATGGATGTTTCGATCATCGATGAGATGCCGGCGGGACGAAAGGAAATCGAGACCTACTGGGCGAAACCACAACAGATGGAACGCGTTTTCGGGTTCGTCGAGAAAGAGTTGTCGCAAGGAAGACAAGCCTACGTCATCACGCCATTGATCGAGGAATCCGAATCACTTGAAGTTCAAAATGCGATTGAATTACATGCGATATTGACCGAGAGGTTCAAGCCCTATCATGTCGGTTTGATGCATGGGCGCTTGACTTCTTCCGAAAAAGACGAAGTCATGCAGGCGTTCAAGGAGAATACCGTTCAAATCCTTGTTTCAACGACTGTCGTCGAGGTCGGCGTGAACGTTCCGAACGCGTCGATCATCGTCATTCATGATGCAGAACGCTTCGGTCTTGCGCAATTACACCAATTAAGAGGACGCGTCGGTCGAGGTGATGCCCAGTCTTATTGTATTCTAATCGCCGATCCCTCTTCCGATACGGGAAAAGAACGGATCAAGACGATGACGGAGACGAACGATGGCTTCAAGCTAGCGGAAAAGGATTTGAAACTGCGCGGAGCCGGAAATTTCTTTGGTACCGAACAAAGTGGTTTACCGCGATTCGTCTTGACTGATCCTGCGCTCGATATACAAGTCATGGAAACCGCGCGACAAGATGCAGTCCGTTTACTGCGATCGGACGCCTTTTGGCAAGCGCCGGAATATGATGTCTTACGTGACTATATCGAACGACAAGGGCTACTTGAAGGAGAAAGAATCGAATAA
- the thiT gene encoding energy-coupled thiamine transporter ThiT: MKRLQMMMEIAIFASLGVVFDLLIPFKMPQGGSISLAMLPIFVMAFRHGVVGGVVTGALVGTIQLMFAPQVLTIVQPMLDYTIAYGVVGLSGLFARQVRLAARNGQKKSLMAFVLLATLLGAGLRYICHVISGIVFFAEYAKGPVVEYSFVYNATYMVPSYILCGIVAGILFTTAPRLLRYSARGV; this comes from the coding sequence ATGAAACGGTTACAAATGATGATGGAAATTGCCATCTTCGCCAGTCTCGGAGTCGTCTTTGATTTACTGATTCCATTCAAAATGCCACAAGGAGGCTCAATCAGCTTAGCGATGCTACCGATCTTCGTCATGGCATTTCGCCACGGTGTCGTCGGAGGGGTCGTCACGGGAGCGCTTGTCGGTACGATTCAATTGATGTTCGCTCCACAAGTTTTGACGATCGTTCAACCGATGCTTGACTATACGATTGCGTATGGTGTCGTCGGATTAAGTGGTCTGTTCGCGCGTCAAGTCAGACTAGCCGCGCGCAATGGACAAAAGAAAAGCTTGATGGCGTTCGTTCTCCTTGCGACGTTATTAGGCGCAGGACTCCGTTATATCTGTCATGTCATCAGTGGAATCGTCTTTTTTGCCGAGTATGCAAAAGGTCCAGTCGTGGAGTACTCTTTTGTCTATAACGCAACGTATATGGTTCCTTCGTACATCTTATGTGGAATCGTAGCAGGAATTCTATTTACGACTGCGCCACGCTTACTCCGTTATTCGGCACGAGGCGTCTGA
- the sdaAB gene encoding L-serine ammonia-lyase, iron-sulfur-dependent subunit beta translates to MKYRSVFDIIGPVMVGPSSSHTAGAARIGLMAGKLFGETPTVIHITFYGSFADTYRGHGTDVAIIGGVLGYDTFDDRIPQSIDIAKSKGFEIHFETSEALTDHPNTARVHLSNGLEEFELVGISIGGGTIEITELNGVPLRLSGGGPALVVLHHDRFGAIAAVTSILADYEINIGHMEVSRHEKGKQALMAIEIDDRITAEVLEEIDRLPQVERAVMMGE, encoded by the coding sequence ATGAAATATCGTAGCGTCTTTGACATCATCGGACCAGTCATGGTTGGTCCATCAAGCTCGCATACAGCGGGAGCTGCACGGATTGGATTGATGGCGGGTAAATTATTCGGGGAAACACCTACTGTCATCCACATCACGTTTTATGGGTCATTTGCTGATACGTATCGCGGACATGGAACGGATGTGGCGATCATTGGCGGGGTTCTCGGATACGACACGTTCGACGACCGGATTCCACAATCGATCGATATCGCGAAGTCGAAAGGGTTTGAGATTCATTTCGAGACGAGTGAGGCGTTGACGGATCATCCGAATACGGCACGTGTCCACTTGTCGAATGGATTAGAAGAGTTTGAATTGGTTGGTATTTCAATCGGTGGGGGAACGATTGAGATCACGGAACTAAATGGTGTACCGCTTCGCTTGTCCGGTGGGGGACCGGCACTCGTCGTCTTACACCATGACCGCTTTGGTGCGATTGCAGCCGTGACGAGCATTTTGGCTGATTACGAAATCAACATTGGGCATATGGAAGTGTCACGGCATGAAAAAGGAAAACAAGCACTCATGGCAATTGAGATTGATGACCGGATAACGGCAGAAGTGTTGGAAGAAATCGATCGGTTACCTCAAGTCGAGCGTGCCGTCATGATGGGAGAGTGA
- a CDS encoding thiamine diphosphokinase, producing MRAILVCAGPREEAPDLRTFCQPGDFIVGVDGGVQTIESFGLTCDLTIGDFDSLGYVPEGAIVHPAEKDETDLELALRTVSEKKQFEDTFIIGATGGRLDMTVQNVYLLKRYPEARLVTKREEVRYLAEGTYAVEAGSYHYLSFIPLVPSTLSLSGVKYPLDAHPVPVGGSLTVSNEWCASEAKVELHQGELLMMRTLKE from the coding sequence ATGCGGGCGATTCTCGTCTGTGCCGGTCCGCGAGAAGAAGCGCCGGATTTACGGACGTTTTGTCAGCCAGGTGACTTTATCGTCGGTGTCGACGGTGGTGTTCAGACGATTGAATCGTTTGGGCTGACATGCGACCTGACGATTGGTGATTTTGATTCGCTTGGTTATGTACCAGAAGGGGCAATCGTTCATCCGGCCGAGAAAGATGAAACGGATCTCGAACTGGCACTTCGTACAGTCTCAGAGAAGAAACAGTTTGAGGATACCTTCATTATCGGGGCGACAGGTGGGCGGCTCGACATGACCGTCCAAAATGTCTATTTGTTGAAGCGATACCCAGAGGCACGACTCGTGACGAAACGAGAAGAGGTACGATACTTGGCTGAGGGAACGTATGCAGTCGAAGCAGGGAGCTATCATTATCTTTCGTTCATTCCACTCGTACCGTCGACTTTAAGCTTATCCGGAGTCAAATATCCACTTGATGCACATCCAGTACCGGTCGGAGGTTCCTTGACCGTCAGTAATGAATGGTGTGCGTCAGAAGCGAAGGTAGAGCTCCATCAAGGAGAACTATTGATGATGCGGACGCTTAAGGAATAG
- a CDS encoding amino acid permease, with translation MQLKREMTSRHLFMISLGGIIGTGLFLGSGLTISQAGPLGAVLSYIVGGTIMYLTMLCLGELAVYMPVSGSFQTYTTRFIGPGIGFAVGWIYWLGWAVTVALEITAAGSLMDRWFPNVPVVVWCTVFTVLLFGLNAVSAKAFGEAEFWFSSLKVLAILFFIILGGAAWFGWLPMEADRPTSLFANFTASGWFPNGILGVLTTMIAVNFAFQGTELIGVAAGESDTPEKSIPKAIRNTVWRTFIFFVLSITIVGALIPYETAGGVSSPFIMVFDAIGIPYAADLMNIVVLTALLSVGNSGLYAATRMLWAMAQEGMISKKLSYVNAHGVPMRALLFTMMFAMLSLLTAFFAEDTVFIWLLSLAGLGAQVGWISISASQLAFRRQFVRNGHDVSELKFKTPLYPVLPLISLTLNVVVLVSLAFQADQRIALYIGVPFFLVMWGSYHLFVKGKHLSAQSDIRVAPSQLEE, from the coding sequence ATGCAACTCAAACGAGAGATGACGAGTCGACACCTGTTCATGATCTCACTCGGGGGAATCATCGGGACAGGCTTATTTTTAGGGTCAGGATTAACGATTTCACAAGCAGGACCTCTCGGGGCGGTCCTCAGTTACATCGTGGGTGGGACCATCATGTATCTGACGATGTTATGTCTAGGGGAATTAGCGGTCTATATGCCGGTCTCGGGGTCCTTCCAGACCTATACGACCCGCTTCATTGGACCAGGAATTGGCTTTGCCGTCGGTTGGATTTATTGGCTCGGCTGGGCCGTGACGGTCGCACTCGAAATCACGGCAGCTGGCAGTTTGATGGACCGCTGGTTTCCGAATGTACCCGTCGTCGTCTGGTGTACCGTCTTTACGGTCTTACTGTTCGGTCTGAATGCCGTCTCAGCCAAAGCATTCGGTGAAGCCGAATTCTGGTTCTCGAGTTTGAAGGTCCTCGCGATCCTTTTCTTCATCATTCTAGGTGGCGCTGCTTGGTTCGGCTGGTTACCGATGGAAGCAGATCGTCCAACCTCGTTATTCGCGAACTTTACGGCAAGCGGTTGGTTTCCAAACGGGATTCTTGGCGTCTTGACGACGATGATTGCTGTCAACTTCGCCTTCCAAGGAACGGAATTGATCGGTGTTGCGGCTGGGGAGTCCGACACGCCAGAAAAATCGATTCCAAAAGCCATCCGCAATACAGTCTGGCGGACGTTCATCTTCTTCGTCTTATCGATTACGATCGTTGGTGCATTAATTCCGTATGAAACAGCTGGCGGAGTCAGCAGTCCGTTCATCATGGTCTTTGATGCGATCGGTATTCCGTACGCTGCTGATTTGATGAACATCGTCGTCTTGACGGCACTATTGTCCGTCGGAAACTCCGGATTATATGCGGCGACTCGGATGTTATGGGCAATGGCGCAAGAAGGGATGATTTCAAAGAAATTATCTTACGTCAATGCACATGGTGTGCCGATGCGGGCGTTGCTCTTTACGATGATGTTCGCGATGTTATCGCTTCTGACCGCATTTTTCGCAGAAGATACCGTCTTCATTTGGCTCTTGTCCTTAGCCGGACTCGGGGCTCAAGTCGGCTGGATTTCAATCTCTGCTTCTCAGCTTGCATTTCGTCGTCAGTTCGTCCGAAACGGACACGATGTATCCGAACTGAAATTCAAGACACCACTCTATCCGGTGTTACCACTGATTTCGTTGACACTTAACGTCGTCGTCCTCGTCAGTCTTGCGTTTCAAGCGGATCAACGAATCGCTCTATACATCGGTGTTCCTTTCTTCCTTGTCATGTGGGGAAGTTATCATCTCTTCGTCAAAGGAAAACATCTATCCGCTCAAAGCGACATCCGTGTCGCCCCTTCTCAACTCGAAGAATAA
- a CDS encoding DAK2 domain-containing protein, with protein sequence MSVDRLTGAQLVKMIQNGAANLYQNADFVDSLNVFPVPDGDTGTNMNLTMTSGAKEAGKSTSDSVSEVANVFARGLLMGARGNSGVILSQLFRGFSKSIEGKTTIDTKEFADALQKGVDTAYKAVMKPVEGTILTVARETAVAAIAQSETTTDFLELMRQLVEASKVSLDGTPELLPVLKEVGVVDSGGQGLVCIYEGFLATLEGKELDKPHAPVMEALVEAEHHKTAQSFMSTEEIHYGYCTEIMVRFQDDKLANAPFSEEDFRNELAEFGDSLLVVADEELLKVHVHVETPGEVITKGQRFGELVAVKIENMRQQHSTILEEEGANQVTPVAAPKAKAKAALVTVAMGEGISELFKSLGVSVVIEGGQTMNPSTEDIVKAIEDAHAEHVYVYPNNSNIIMAAEQAASVANCGVTVVKSKTVPQGLAATIVYNPEATVEENEAHMADAIAAVKSGQVTYAVRDTNIDGVEIKKDDHMAIAEKQIVATDGSSLGAVKKLVDTLVTEDDEIITVLYGEGVSTEEVDALVAYIESVNPDAEVEVHDGKQPLYSYILSVE encoded by the coding sequence GTGAGTGTAGATCGTTTAACAGGAGCGCAGTTAGTCAAGATGATTCAAAATGGCGCGGCGAATCTCTATCAAAACGCAGATTTCGTCGATTCATTGAACGTCTTCCCTGTGCCAGATGGTGATACGGGAACGAACATGAATTTGACGATGACTTCAGGTGCAAAAGAAGCAGGTAAATCAACTTCGGATTCTGTATCGGAAGTCGCGAACGTCTTCGCACGTGGATTATTGATGGGAGCACGCGGAAACTCTGGCGTCATCTTAAGCCAATTGTTCCGTGGATTCTCGAAATCAATCGAAGGTAAGACAACGATTGATACGAAGGAATTCGCAGATGCGTTGCAAAAAGGTGTCGATACAGCATACAAAGCAGTCATGAAACCGGTCGAAGGAACAATCTTGACGGTTGCCCGTGAAACAGCTGTCGCTGCTATCGCACAATCTGAGACGACGACGGATTTCTTAGAGTTGATGCGTCAACTCGTCGAAGCGTCGAAAGTATCGCTCGACGGTACACCAGAACTTCTTCCGGTATTAAAAGAAGTAGGCGTCGTTGACTCTGGTGGTCAAGGTCTCGTCTGTATCTATGAAGGATTTCTCGCAACGCTCGAAGGAAAAGAACTCGACAAGCCGCATGCGCCTGTCATGGAAGCACTCGTCGAAGCAGAGCATCACAAAACGGCTCAAAGCTTCATGTCGACGGAGGAAATCCATTACGGTTACTGCACGGAAATCATGGTTCGTTTCCAGGATGACAAACTTGCGAATGCACCGTTCAGCGAAGAAGACTTCCGTAACGAATTAGCGGAATTCGGTGATTCGTTGCTTGTCGTCGCGGATGAAGAACTCCTTAAAGTTCACGTCCACGTCGAAACACCAGGAGAAGTCATCACAAAAGGACAACGTTTCGGTGAACTCGTCGCTGTTAAGATTGAAAACATGCGTCAACAACACTCAACAATCCTTGAAGAAGAAGGCGCGAACCAAGTCACTCCAGTTGCTGCACCGAAGGCAAAAGCGAAAGCAGCCCTCGTGACAGTCGCAATGGGTGAAGGAATCAGTGAACTCTTCAAATCACTCGGTGTCAGTGTCGTCATCGAAGGCGGACAAACGATGAACCCATCAACGGAAGATATCGTTAAGGCGATCGAGGATGCACACGCGGAACACGTTTATGTCTACCCGAACAACTCGAACATCATCATGGCGGCTGAACAAGCAGCATCTGTCGCGAATTGTGGTGTGACGGTCGTGAAATCAAAAACAGTCCCACAAGGTTTAGCAGCAACAATCGTTTATAATCCGGAAGCGACTGTCGAAGAGAACGAAGCGCATATGGCGGATGCGATTGCAGCTGTTAAGTCGGGTCAAGTCACATATGCTGTACGTGATACGAACATCGATGGTGTTGAAATCAAGAAGGACGACCATATGGCGATTGCTGAAAAACAAATCGTCGCTACAGACGGATCAAGTCTTGGTGCTGTCAAGAAACTCGTCGATACACTCGTCACGGAAGATGATGAGATCATCACGGTTCTTTACGGTGAAGGCGTCTCAACAGAAGAAGTTGACGCACTCGTCGCGTACATCGAATCGGTTAATCCGGATGCTGAAGTGGAAGTCCACGACGGTAAACAACCACTTTATTCGTACATTTTAAGCGTCGAATAA
- the rsgA gene encoding ribosome small subunit-dependent GTPase A has product MTEQRIEENREGTIIRLQGGFYDVMTPEGEVRSRARGNFRKRGISPVVGDEVVLHIESETGYILEVKERDNFLVRPPVANIDQALLVVSAAEPDFSAHLLDRFLVLIEAKEIQPVILLTKMDLLDDVKGPAVREAIAAYRKIGYTVIETSSETLAGIEQVRPLLAGKTSVLAGQSGVGKSSLLNALEPSLDLETSAISKSLGRGRHTTRHVTLMPLAEGLIADTPGFSNLDFPYDMEIEDVRWSFPEFVAVQDDCKYRGCLHLNEPGCAVKEAVEAQEIMSSRYENYGMFIDEIKNRARRY; this is encoded by the coding sequence ATGACGGAACAACGCATCGAAGAGAATCGAGAAGGAACGATCATACGTCTGCAGGGTGGCTTTTATGATGTCATGACACCAGAAGGAGAGGTCCGTTCACGGGCAAGAGGGAATTTCCGAAAACGCGGCATCAGTCCAGTCGTCGGAGACGAGGTCGTTCTTCATATCGAAAGTGAGACAGGATATATTCTCGAAGTGAAGGAGCGGGACAACTTTTTAGTACGCCCTCCAGTCGCGAATATCGACCAGGCATTGCTCGTCGTCTCGGCGGCAGAACCTGATTTTTCAGCGCACTTGCTCGACCGATTTCTCGTTTTGATCGAAGCGAAGGAAATTCAACCCGTCATCCTATTGACGAAGATGGATTTGCTGGACGATGTCAAAGGACCGGCTGTCCGAGAGGCGATTGCCGCTTACCGGAAGATTGGGTATACGGTCATCGAGACATCAAGTGAGACGTTGGCAGGTATTGAGCAAGTCCGTCCGTTACTTGCTGGAAAAACAAGCGTTCTCGCCGGACAATCCGGTGTCGGGAAAAGTTCATTGCTCAATGCACTGGAGCCCTCTCTTGATTTAGAAACAAGTGCCATCTCGAAATCACTCGGACGCGGACGTCATACGACTCGCCACGTCACATTGATGCCGCTTGCCGAAGGATTGATTGCCGATACGCCAGGTTTCTCGAACCTCGATTTTCCGTATGATATGGAAATCGAGGATGTACGGTGGAGTTTCCCTGAATTCGTGGCTGTACAAGATGATTGCAAATACCGAGGTTGCTTGCATTTGAATGAACCCGGTTGTGCCGTCAAGGAAGCCGTCGAAGCCCAAGAAATCATGTCCTCTCGTTATGAGAACTATGGTATGTTTATAGACGAAATCAAGAATCGAGCCCGGAGGTATTAA
- the rpe gene encoding ribulose-phosphate 3-epimerase, which yields MIKIAPSILSADFANLERDVKAVEAAGADYIHFDVMDGQFVPNISFGLPVLSSLRQKTDMILDVHLMIDQPERFVEDFVKAGADIVTFHVEATNHVHRVLQQIKAAGAKAGVVLNPHTPLSTIEHVLEDVDMVLLMTVNPGFGGQAFIERVMPKLAALAQMKADRGLTFEIEIDGGVNPETAKLCIDNGANVLVAGSAIYNAPDYAEAITSIRQGAAV from the coding sequence ATGATTAAAATTGCACCATCTATTTTATCAGCAGATTTTGCGAATCTCGAACGCGATGTTAAAGCAGTCGAAGCAGCAGGCGCGGACTATATCCATTTTGATGTCATGGACGGTCAGTTCGTACCGAACATCTCATTTGGATTACCTGTGCTTAGCAGCTTACGTCAAAAGACGGATATGATTCTCGATGTCCATTTGATGATCGACCAGCCAGAACGTTTCGTCGAGGATTTCGTCAAAGCAGGGGCGGACATCGTGACGTTCCACGTCGAAGCGACGAATCATGTCCATCGTGTCTTGCAACAAATCAAAGCAGCGGGCGCAAAGGCAGGGGTCGTCTTGAATCCCCATACGCCATTATCAACGATTGAACACGTCCTTGAGGATGTCGATATGGTTTTATTGATGACGGTCAATCCGGGCTTCGGTGGACAAGCCTTTATCGAGCGTGTCATGCCGAAACTCGCAGCACTCGCGCAAATGAAAGCAGATCGTGGTCTGACATTTGAAATCGAGATTGACGGTGGCGTCAATCCGGAAACGGCAAAGCTTTGCATCGATAACGGTGCGAACGTTCTCGTCGCAGGATCAGCAATCTACAATGCACCAGATTATGCGGAAGCGATCACTAGCATTCGTCAAGGGGCTGCCGTATAA